One segment of Panicum virgatum strain AP13 chromosome 1K, P.virgatum_v5, whole genome shotgun sequence DNA contains the following:
- the LOC120649550 gene encoding uncharacterized protein LOC120649550 isoform X1: METVEEDVEEYSWREVVLPRLVPVVPDAPPELERETGERRRGRDLLVAVDFGPNSKHAFDWALAHIARIADTVHLVHAVSNVHNEIVYEKSRELMEDLAIEAFKTSLVRTKARIVEGDAGKVICREADRLKPAAVILGTRGRGLIQSVLQGSVSEYCFHNCKAAPVIIVPGKEAGEQSVL; this comes from the exons ATGGAGACGGTGGAGGAGGACGTGGAGGAGTACAGCTGGCGGGAGGTGGTGCTGCCGCGCCTCGTCCCCGTGGTGCCCGacgcgccgccggagctcgagcgggagaccggggagcggcggcgcggcagggacctcctcgtcgccgtcgacttcggccccaactccaAGCACGCCTTCGACTGGGCGCTCGCGCACATCGCGCGCATCGCCGACACGGTCCACCTCGTCCACGCCGTCTCCA ATGTGCATAATGAGATTGTGTATGAGAAAAGTCGGGAGCTAATGGAGGATCTGGCTATTGAGGCATTCAAGACTTCATTG GTCCGTACCAAGGCACGAATTGTTGAAGGGGATGCTGGAAAAGTTATATGCCGAGAAGCAGACCGACTGAAGCCAGCAGCTGTCATTCTTGGTACACGTGGTAGAGGCCTTATTCAAAG TGTGCTGCAGGGGAGTGTCAGTGAGTACTGCTTCCACAACTGTAAAGCGGCACCAGTTATCATTGTGCCAGGCAAAG AAGCTGGTGAACAGTCTGTGCTTTGA
- the LOC120649550 gene encoding uncharacterized protein LOC120649550 isoform X2 codes for METVEEDVEEYSWREVVLPRLVPVVPDAPPELERETGERRRGRDLLVAVDFGPNSKHAFDWALAHIARIADTVHLVHAVSNVHNEIVYEKSRELMEDLAIEAFKTSLVRTKARIVEGDAGKVICREADRLKPAAVILGTRGRGLIQRSW; via the exons ATGGAGACGGTGGAGGAGGACGTGGAGGAGTACAGCTGGCGGGAGGTGGTGCTGCCGCGCCTCGTCCCCGTGGTGCCCGacgcgccgccggagctcgagcgggagaccggggagcggcggcgcggcagggacctcctcgtcgccgtcgacttcggccccaactccaAGCACGCCTTCGACTGGGCGCTCGCGCACATCGCGCGCATCGCCGACACGGTCCACCTCGTCCACGCCGTCTCCA ATGTGCATAATGAGATTGTGTATGAGAAAAGTCGGGAGCTAATGGAGGATCTGGCTATTGAGGCATTCAAGACTTCATTG GTCCGTACCAAGGCACGAATTGTTGAAGGGGATGCTGGAAAAGTTATATGCCGAGAAGCAGACCGACTGAAGCCAGCAGCTGTCATTCTTGGTACACGTGGTAGAGGCCTTATTCAAAG AAGCTGGTGA
- the LOC120649543 gene encoding transcription factor BHLH089-like — protein sequence MARCQGTVESLCQGLLDLDDDKFGAMCSAFGYLQEWPDLAGAMCGAGLGATPAAVAPGAGAGAGNDDSSCSGSGGGGGGFRKRRPDACLDAKGDGNDMSKRPRGKQQLCGLGEMAAPGKAKQERPKAGAKKKAEAASTAAAAAGQKTDYIHVRARRGQATDSHSLAERVRRERISERMRYLQELVPGCSKVTGKAGMLDEIINYVQSLQKQVEFLSMKIAASNPVVSFDIVEDLFGRQLKQACSPAALPAAALPAGQLEPTCLQMNPLQQVHPSAAGGSNGFGLDMVVNNLYPPAAASCPVSVATPAMAAAGPSIEPCLNVNGAAAAAWDIGSQNLFSGFDAQFHSVESDCLLDSLKMEM from the exons ATGGCGCGATGCCAGGGGACGGTCGAGAGCCTGTGCCAGGGGCTGCTGGACCTCGACGACGACAAGTTCGGCGCAATGTGCAGCGCGTTTGGCTACCTCCAGGAGTGGCCGGACCTGGCGGGCGCCATGTGCGGCGCGGGCCTTGGTGCGACGCCTGCCGCGGTggcgccgggcgccggcgccggcgccggcaacgACGACTCCTcctgcagcggcagcggcggcggcggcggcgggttcagGAAGAGGAGGCCGGACGCGTGCCTCGACGCGAAG GGTGATGGCAACGACATGAGCAAGAGACCCAGAGGGAAGCAGCAGCTGTGCGGTCTCGGTGAGATGGCGGCGCCCGGGAAAGCGAAGCAGGAGAGGCCAAAGGCAGGCGCCAAGAagaaggcggaggcggcgtcgacggcggcggccgcggccggccagAAGACCGACTACATCCACGTCCGGGCACGCCGCGGCCAGGCCACGGACAGCCACAGCCTCGCCGAGCGG GTGAGGAGGGAGAGGATCAGCGAGCGGATGAGGTATCTGCAGGAGCTGGTGCCCGGGTGCAGCAAGGTCACCGGCAAGGCCGGCATGCTCGACGAGATCATCAACTACGTCCAGTCCCTGCAGAAGCAAGTCGAG TTCCTGTCGATGAAGATCGCCGCCTCCAACCCGGTGGTGAGCTTCGACATCGTCGAGGACCTCTTCGGCAGGCAGCTGAAGCAGGCGTGCAGCCCTGCCGCCCTTCCCGCGGCGGCTCTGCCTGCCGGGCAGCTGGAGCCGACCTGCCTTCAGATGAACCCATTGCAGCAGGTGCACCCATCTGCGGCAGGAGGCTCCAATGGCTTTGGGCTGGACATGGTCGTCAACAACCTGtaccctcccgccgccgcgagctgcccCGTGTCGGTTGccacgccggcgatggcggcggccggaccgTCGATCGAGCCGTGCCTCAAC GTGaatggagctgctgctgctgcctgggATATTGGCTCCCAGAACTTGTTCAGTGGATTTGATGCACAATTTCATTCAGTAGAAA GTGACTGTTTGCTAGACAGCCTCAAGATGGAAATGTAA
- the LOC120649532 gene encoding tubby-like F-box protein 5, producing the protein MSLKSIVGQLKEIRDGIGSMSRRAGGSDGRAGHGRAGSRHSWPGLWAEQPQRHGRGKEGPPPPQQHQGRWANLPPELLLDVIQRVEASEATWPARRQVVACAHVCRSWREITKEVVKTLEECGRITFPISLKQPGPREQPVQCFVRRDRATSTYLLYLGLSPSLNVENDKLLLAARKVRRATRTSFVISLASDDFSHSSSTYVGKLKPNFLGTKFTIFDSQPPPDVVVLPNNKPSKRQSKQVSPRLPLGNYNVATVTYELTVLRNRGPRRMQCTMHSIPAQCIQEGGKAPTPTGTIHSLDEPVSTLPSTKGKEPAAEFSSTSLSADLSGPACTDEEPLVLKNKAPRWHEQLQCWCLNFRGRVTVASVKNFQLVASVDPSLNIPAAEQEKVILQFGKIGKDIFTMDYRYPLSAFQAFAICLTSFDTKPACE; encoded by the exons ATGTCTCTCAAGAGCATTGTTGGGCAACTGAAGGAGATAAGGGACGGCATCGGGAGCATGTCGAGGCGCGCCGGGGGCTCCGATGggcgcgccggccacggccgCGCGGGGTCGCGGCATTCTTGGCCTGGCCTTTGGGCTGAACAGCCGCAGCGGCATGGCCGGGGCAAGGaggggccgccgcctccgcagcaGCATCAGGGGCGGTGGGCGAACCTGCCGCCGGAACTGCTGCTGGATGTGATACAGAGGGTGGAGGCTAGCGAGGCGacgtggccggcgcggcgccagGTCGTCGCGTGCGCGCACGTTTGCCGGTCGTGGCGTGAGATCACCAAGGAGGTGGTGAAGACGCTCGAAGAGTGCGGCAGGATCACCTTCCCCATATCCCTCAAGCAG CCGGGACCTCGCGAGCAGCCGGTGCAGTGCTTTGTAAGGAGGGACAGGGCGACATCCACATATCTCCTCTACCTAGGGCTCAGCCCAT CTCTGAATGTGGAAAACGACAAGCTTTTGCTTGCAGCTCGTAAGGTCAGGCGTGCCACGAGGACTTCTTTTGTGATCTCACTGGCCTCTGATGATTTCTCTCACTCCAGCAGCACCTACGTTGGTAAACTGAA GCCAAACTTTCTTGGCACAAAGTTCACAATCTTTGACAGCCAGCCTCCTCCTGACGTTGTGGTGCTACCAAACAATAAACCAAGCAAAAGGCAGTCGAAACAAGTATCACCAAGACTGCCACTTGGCAATTACAATGTTGCTACAGTTACATATGAGCTCACTGTCCTACGCAATCGGGGACCAAGGAGAATGCAATGCACCATGCACTCAATACCAGCTCAGTGCATTCAGGAGGGTGGGAAGGCCCCAACGCCTACTGGCACCATCCACTCACTTGATGAGCCAGTGTCCACATTACCAAGTACCAAAGGAAAGGAACCAGCTGCCGAATTTTCATCAACAAGCCTCAGTGCTGATCTGTCTGGACCCGCTTGTACGGATGAAGAGCCTTTAGTTCTGAAGAATAAAGCCCCACGTTGGCATGAGCAACTGCAGTGCTGGTGCCTCAACTTCCGGGGGCGCGTCACCGTTGCATCGGTCAAGAACTTCCAGCTTGTTGCCTCTGTTGATCCTTCCCTCAACATCCCCGCAGCTGAGCAGGAGAAGGTGATCCTCCAGTTTGGGAAGATAGGGAAGGATATTTTCACCATGGACTACCGGTACCCGCTCTCGGCGTTCCAAGCCTTCGCGATCTGCCTGACCAGCTTTGACACCAAACCGGCATGCGAATAA
- the LOC120649561 gene encoding U-box domain-containing protein 6-like, with product MANRNNEVMGISQCKSCPKVHSSMCNELTMMLDKVSSILPSIEAARPGCKAGIQELCNLYNVVEKGKLIILHCIECSKLYLAITGETIVARCERIRDSLRRSLFLIQNMVPPALANQIVEVHDDLRDVKFVLDPMEEEAGKAILQMLRQSDASEELELETFLQAASKLDLTSPKALLIERRAIKKLLDKVNGNDPKKEGVLKFFLYLIKKYGKSIRSETGERNENIQSESQSSPSTNSSDVSPPEKCYTPTDFQIYEDHNSMSGAATPPAEFCCPISTKLMRDPVIITSGQTYERENIERWFNEGYDTCPRTQIKLENFSMIPNTCMRDLICNWYKEHGFTLSDFIPPSESAYSYLPEQLHGYSMSSLHNVSVPLIAGKDNSFVIDNSNTSFALSDASYVSNASHVRDMENSKDISQFSWNADYQKYLSFHNFNQEMFLRFFHELSMLPLELQDNSIKDLKNVLDYENEVSYVMVSNGFVEAFLEFLRNDTGSHSVQAQKAGFQFFLAFLSNSRAKVPSMNEEAFHLIISFLDSELKVEALLTLHELVRHLSSPRSHVMASVVTPPLFKILASEDTEGLELALKIICELSCDADIRSSLVSMGIISKLVPIFSEGNFVECCLEILRNLCDMEEGAARITRTNRCLASVAEYLDIGSPKEREHAVVILLEICSRSIEDCLLVMKEGVIPALVDLSVNGTEEAKSCSIKLLHLLRDMRRSDQFTNSCSQEVAATDVVQDAPDNSVHKQPVSKSSRFFQKKLNIFSKPRSLTLF from the exons ATGGCAAACAGAAACAATGAAGTGATGGGTATTTCTCAGTGCAAATCTTGCCCAAAG GTTCATAGCTCAATGTGTAATGAGCTGACAATGATGTTGGATAAGGTTTCTTCTATTCTTCCGTCAATAGAGGCAGCTCGACCAGGTTGTAAAGCAGGCATACaggaattatgcaacttatatAATGTTGTTGAGAAAGGGAAACTCATAATTCTACACTGCATTGAGTGTAGTAAGCTCTACTTG GCTATTACTGGAGAGACGATTGTAGCAAGATGTGAAAGGATCAGGGACTCACTTAGGCGGAGCTTGTTCCTTATTCAGAATATGGTTCCACCAGCACTTGCTAATCAG ATTGTCGAAGTTCACGATGATCTCCGGGATGTCAAATTTGTTCTTGATCCAATGGAAGAAGAGGCTGGCAAAGCCATTTTACAGATGCTCCGGCAGTCCGACGCAAGTGAAGAATTAGAACTTGAGACATTCCTGCAGGCTGCTTCAAAGTTGGACCTGACATCTCCTAAAGCTCTCTTAATTGAAAGACGAGCAATCAAGAAACTGCTTGACAAGGTTAATGGTAATGATCCAAAAAAGGAGGGGGTCCTTAAATTCTTTCTGTACCTTATTAAGAAGTATGGAAAGAGCATCAGATCAGAGACTGGTGAACGGAATGAGAATATACAATCTGAAAGTCAATCTTCTCCAAGCACAAATTCCAGTGATGTCAGCCCTCCTGAAAAGTGCTACACACCAACGGACTTTCAGATTTATGAGGATCACAATAGTATGTCTGGAGCCGCTACTCCACCTGCAGAGTTCTGCTGCCCAATATCAACAAAGCTAATGCGTGATCCTGTTATAATAACATCTGGACAGACTTATGAAAGAGAAAATATTGAGAGATGGTTCAATGAAGGATATGATACTTGTCCTAGGACACAGATAAAGCTAGAGAACTTCTCCATGATCCCAAATACCTGCATGAGAGATCTCATTTGCAATTGGTACAAAGAGCATGGTTTTACGCTTTCAGATTTTATTCCTCCAAGTGAAAGTGCTTACAGTTACTTACCAGAGCAATTGCATGGTTACTCTATGTCAAGTTTGCACAATGTTTCTGTACCTCTCATTGCTGGAAAGGACAACAGTTTTGTTATTGACAACAGCAATACATCTTTTGCATTGTCTGATGCCAGTTATGTCTCTAATGCATCCCATGTTAGGGACATGGAGAATTCAAAAGATATTTCTCAGTTCTCTTGGAACGCTGACTATCAAAAGTATCTGTCGTTCCACAACTTCAACCAGGAGATGTTCCTGAGGTTCTTTCATGAGCTTTCCATGCTCCCATTAGAACTCCAAGACAATTCAATTAAAGATCTGAAGAATGTTCTTGATTATGAAAATGAGGTTTCATACGTTATGGTTTCAAATGGATTTGTAGAAGCATTCCTTGAATTCTTGAGAAATGATACTGGCAGCCACAGTGTCCAAGCTCAGAAAGCTGGATTTCAATTTTTTCTTGCTTTCCTTTCCAATAGCAG GGCTAAGGTTCCATCTATGAACGAAGAAGCATTTCATCTGATCATATCCTTCCTTGACTCTGAGTTAAAAGTTGAAGCTTTGTTGACACTACATGAGCTGGTTCGGCACTTGAGCAGTCCAAGGTCTCATGTGATGGCCTCTGTTGTTACTCCTCCATTGTTCAAAATACTGGCATCTGAAGATACTGAAGGGCTTGAACTTGCCCTGAAGATTATCTGCGAGCTTTCATGCGATGCTGATATAAGATCTTCTCTAGTGTCAATGGGAATAATCTCGAAGCTTGTTCCCATTTTCTCTGAAGGAAACTTCGTTGAGTGCTGTTTGGAGATTTTACGGAACTTATGTGACATGGAAGAAGGTGCAGCTCGTATTACAAGAACCAACCGGTGTCTTGCTTCTGTTGCAGAATATCTGGACATAGGAAGCCCTAAAGAACGAGAGCATGCAGTGGTTATCCTTCTGGAAATATGTTCCCGTAGCATCGAGGACTGTCTACTTGTAATGAAGGAAGGTGTGATCCCCGCCCTAGTGGACTTGTCAGTGAATGGAACCGAAGAAGCCAAAAGCTGTTCGATCAAGCTGCTTCATCTTCTCAGGGACATGAGGCGAAGCGACCAGTTCACTAACTCATGTTCACAAGAAGTGGCTGCCACGGACGTGGTACAGGATGCCCCCGACAACTCTGTTCACAAGCAGCCTGTATCAAAGTCATCCCGGTTTTTCCAAAAAAAGTTGAACATCTTCTCGAAACCTCGGTCACTCACACTGTTTTGA